In the genome of Diaphorobacter sp. HDW4A, the window CCCAGATTGGCAAGGGCATGTGGGCCATGCCTGACCTGATGAAGGCCATGCTCGAGCAGAAGATCGCTCACCCCAAGGCCGGTGCCAACACCGCCTGGGTGCCCTCGCCCACCGGCGCAACGCTGCACGCGCTGCATTATCACCAGGTGAGCGTCGAGGACGTGCAGAAAGAGCTGGAAAAGACCAGCGCCGACACCGAGCGCGACAACATCTTGGCCGACCTGCTGCAAATCCCCGTGGCCAAGGATCCCAAGTGGAGCGACGCCGAGAAGCAGCAGGAGCTCGACAACAACGTGCAGGGCATCCTCGGCTACGTGGTCCGCTGGGTGGATGCTGGCATCGGTTGCTCCAAGGTGCCTGATATCCACAACGTGGGCCTGATGGAAGACCGCGCCACGCTGCGCATCTCGAGCCAGCACATCGCCAACTGGTTACTGCACGGCATCGTGACCGAGCAGCAGGTGCGCGATACCTTCGCCCGCATGGCCAAGGTGGTGGACGGCCAGAACGCGGGTGACGCGAGCTACATCAGCCTCGAGAAGAACCCACAAGGTGCAGCCTATCAGGCCGCACTGGATCTGGTGTTCAAGGGCGTAGACCAGCCGTCGGGCTACACCGAGCCGCTGCTGCACGCATCACGCCTGAAAGTGAAGGCTGGAGCGAAGTAACACACCAGTCACAGGAAGACCGAAATCACGTAGCCCGCTGTTCTCAGCGGGCTTTTTTTTGCTTCACCGCGCCATGTTTGGCTTGTTCCTGACGCTTGCCGCGGATGCGGTGGGTTCAGCATTTGGCGGCCTGAAATTGCGGGATCTGTGTCGTGCCACGTGTCTCGGTCACACGTGATTGCAAACAACTCTGGCATCACCTCCCTCAAACTGGGTATTTCAAAATGCTACGGATGCCCCGGCACAGTAAGAAGATCAAGCCGCAGTGCATTGCAACATCGCAAATCAGTTTTGGAGTGAAATACATGTGAGTAATCACTCATTTTTAAAGCATTGAACCAAAGGATTCTTCCAAGAAGAATATTTATCAGTTTAAGCATTAAAACGTTCACAAAAGCAACAAATTAGTCACAAATGAGATGGCGCGGCTGGTTGCGGAATTACGCAGTTGATAAACAATACAAACTATTGAAATTAATCAATCAATAGATTTGAATTAGCGTTCTGCCGAGTTCGGCGGGCATTGAACACCTTCTCCACCATGTAGGAAGAAGGGGCCAGCAGGGAGGGATTGCCTAAACGCAATCGACAACACGATGAAGATTCTTTCCGTCTTTGGTACGCGCCCCGAAGCCATCAAAATGGCTCCATTGGTCAAAGTACTTGAGCTGACACCGAGCATCGAAAGCTTGGTGTGCGTGACCGGCCAGCACCGACAGATGCTGGACCAGGTGATGCAACTGTTCCAGATCCGTGCCGATTTCGATTTGGCGGTGATGCAGCCCAACCAGACCCTCAATGGCCTGTTCGCACGTGCGATGTCCGGGGTGGACGAGGTGATCGCCAAGGTGCGGCCCGATGTGGTGCTGGTGCATGGTGACACCAGTACTGCTTGCGCGTGCGCGCTGGCGGCCTTTCACCGCCGCGTACCTGTCGGCCATGTGGAAGCGGGCCTGCGCACAGGCAATCTCTCCATGCCGTTTCCCGAAGAGATGAATCGCCGCACCGTGGATGGCGTAAGCGAATGGATGTTCGCCCCCACGTTGACCTCGAAAGCCAACCTTCTGCGCGAGAACTTGCAGGGCCGAATCCACATCACCGGCAACACCGTGATCGACGCATTGGCCGCCACCTGCGACACGCTGCACAGCAACGACACCTTGGCCGCGCAGATGCATGCCAACTATCCATGGATCGACCCCAGCCGCAAGCTGATTCTCGTGACCGGCCACCGCCGCGAGAGCTTTGGTGACGGCTTTCGCTCGATCTGCGCGGCGCTCGCCGAACTGTCAAAGCGCCCGGATGTGCAGATCATCTACCCAGTGCACTTGAATCCGGCCGTTCGTGATGTGGTGATGTCCTCGCTTGGTCAATGCAACCGCACCCACCTGATCGAGCCGCTCGACTATCTAGACTTCGTCTGGATGATGCAGCGCGCGCACATCATCCTCACGGACTCGGGCGGAGTTCAGGAGGAAGCGCCGTTTCTCGGCAAACCGGTGCTGGTGATGCGCGATGTGACCGAGCGCCCGGAAGCCGTGGCCGCCGGCACCGTGACCATCGTCGGCACCAGCACCCTTCGCATCACCGAAGCCGTGAGGCGTTTGCTGGACGATGCCCCCTATCACGCCTCCTTCTCACGCCGCATCAATCCCTACGGTGACGGCAAGGCCTCGCAGCGCATTGTGTCCGCCCTGATGGGCCGCAATTTCCGCGAGTTTGGCGCCGCCGTTGCCGACGGCACCCCTCTCCCATCGACACATGCAATGTCGATGGATTCCGACGGCTGAGGAGCAACACCATGTCCGCGCACAAGACACGACCCACCCGACCTGTGCCGGTGGGGCGGATCGGCGTCCGTCCATGCACAGTTGTTTGCGCAATCGCCTGGATGGTGACCTGCGCATCAACGCACGCCAGCCCGATCGGCGGCGAATTGCAGCAACTCACCAAAGGCCAGCGTTTCGAGCGCCGCATCTCGCTGTCCACGTTGGGGGTGATGGGCCCCTCGGTCAACATTCCAGCCGACTCGCTCCAAGAGTTCTACCTTCCCGCAGGGGGCCGCGAGAGTGCGCGCACCCTGGTGCTGACAACCCCTGCCAACCAGCCCGCACCGGCCTTCGCAGTCAATGGTGCGGCAACCGTCGTGCCGTTGACCACACCGGGCAAGCCCGATCAATTGATCCGCACCACCCTGCCGATGACCGGCTCGGCCACGCCCACACGCATCGGCATGCAGGTGGGGCCACAGGCACCCACCACGTGCGACGCGAAATCCAGCGGCGCGGTGGCTTTGAATCCAGACACCTATCTGTCGTACTACGGCACGGGCAGAGAGACGTCCAACGCTTCCACATGGACACAGGGCATCGCAGTCATGCCTGAGCGCCCCTTCCTTCTGGTCGCCGCCCCGCCGCTGAGCCGCGAGACCTTCGATACCGCGTGGCGCATCGGCCTCACCATGGCCAAGCAGGGACGCCCCGTCTCAGTACATGCTCTGCCCAGCGTCGGCGACATCGTGGACACACGCGCGTTGAGCGTTCCTCCCGGGCTCACAACCATCGCCGCATTTGCGGGTCTGAGCGATGCGAGCGAACACCACGCGATTGCAAGCACCGCAGAAATCGGTGCGCTGCTCATGCTCGATGCGAGTGGACTGCTCGCCGATATCGTGGTGGCAGATGCCCAACTGCAAAGCCAGCTCGCGAGTGCGCTCGATGCCTTGCAGATGCAGATCACCGATGAAGACGCCTTGGTCGTCTTTCAGGAGTGGCGCAACAAGCGCATGCCGCTGGCCCGCGCGACCGCCGGTCGCAAGACACTCAAGCTGACGCCGTTCGGTGCGCGCAACGCCTGGGCCGTCACTGCCGATGGCGCTGCCAGCATCGCATCGCTGGACACCCAAGCGCAGTGGCAACCACTGACCGCCGTGGCAGACGGTGGCGCACGCCTTGCCTCCAGCCAGGTGAATCATGCGCTGCTGCGCGATTCATCGAGCGGCAAAACGCCTCAACAACAATTCACCGTGCAGGCACCGCAGAACTGGGCCGCGAGCTTCGCGCTGACGCCACCGCTCGCCTCAGGCCACACGCCATCGCATATTCAGGTCAGCTTTCAACTGCCTGAACGCGCCAGTCAGCAAAGCCCCGTCGGCGTGCTGCATTGGAACGGCATCCTGCTGGCCGCACGCAATCTCAATGGAAAAGGCGAACGCGAAACGCTGGCTGCCGACATCCCCGTATACGCCCTCAGCGCCATCAATGTGCTGCAGGTCTCTGTGAAGCAGGATGCGCCTGCCGGTGGCTGCTCATCGTCGATGGTGATACCGACCACCGCACTGCAGTTCGATCTGCGTTTCAATTCCGCCGCCTCGTCCAGCGCGAAGCCCACGGACACGCCGTCGTTCGCCGATCTGATCAGCCGTCTGGGCCACTCTGCGGACATCGCCGTTCCGCAAAGCTATCTCACGCAGGCACGTCTGGGCCTCGACAACACGATCCAACTGGCTGCGGCGGCGAACCTCTCGCCCATCGCATCGCGTCTGGTGCTGGTCGACGCCAAGAAGTCCTTCTCGCCCTCACAGACCTTCGTCGCGCTGGATGTGGACGTACTACGCACGCCACGCGCGCTTGGGTTGCAGGACCACCACATCGCACTGCGCGGCACTCCCATCAAGGGCATGCCATGGCCGCAATCCAGTGGCGTCACAGCTGTGCAGGCGGTTCAGACCGACGGTCAGATTGGCCTCCTGTGGTACCCACTTGGCGCAGAAACACGCGTGCGTCCCACGGGCCTTCTGGTCAATCACGGACAGCTGGCACTGCTCGGCCCCGGCTCCGAAGTGGCCTGGCTCAACACGACGGGCTCCGTCGTACGAGCGTCCGACGCCAACACCGCCGGGACCATGTACGAATGGCGCAGCCTGTTTTCATGGGGTGTTCCGGTGACGCTTGCGGCGCTGATCACCTTCATCGCGCTGCTGGTAGCCGCCGGCGTTGCGGCACGCAGGGCAAAGCGCAAATCGCAAGCACTGGAGGGAGCATCATGATGTCGTCGCATTACTGGCCCTATCTAGTCGCAGACTACTACCACTGGCTTGAGATCGCCGGTGTCGTCGTGGCCGTCATCATCTTCCTGTCCAGCGTGGACGATCTGTTCGTCGACGCGTGGTTCTGGATTCGCAAGGTCTACCGAAGCTTCTTCATGAAGCGCTACGCACCGCTCACCAGCAAGGCGATCCGTGATGTGCCAGAACAGCCACTCGCCATCATGGTGCCTGCATGGCTCGAATACGACGTCATCGCGCTCATGCTCGAGAGCATGGTGAACACGCTCGAATACAAGAACTACATGATCTTTGTGGGCACGTACCAGAACGACGAGCGCACCAGAAACGAGGTCGAGCGCATGCGACGGCGCTATCGCCAGTTGATCCGGGTGGAAGTGCCGCATGACGGCCCCACCTGCAAGGCCGACTGCCTGAATTGGCTGGTGCAGGCCATCTTTCTGCAGAACCAGCACCAGCCCGTGCCGTTCGCGGGCGTGGTGCTCCATGACAGCGAAGACGTGCTGCATCCGCTTGAGCTCAAGTACTACAACTATCTGCTGCCGCGCGTGGACTTCATCCAGTTGCCGGTCGCGTCGCTTGAGCGCCACTGGTATGAGTTGGTCGCTGGCACCTACATGGACGAGTTCGCGGAGTGGCACACCAAGGATCTGGTGGTGCGCGAGAGCATGTCGCGCATGGTGCCGTCCGCCGGTGTCGGCACCTGCTTTTCACGCAAGGCACTGGCGCATCTGTCCGTCGAGACCAACAACCAGCCCTTCAACACCGACACGCTGACCGAGGACTACGACATCGGCGCACGCCTCTCGCGCATGGGCATGAAGCAGATCTTCGGCCGCTTTCTGGTGGAGCACACCTCGCGCCGCAAATCCTGGTTCGGCCTTGGCCCGGAGAAGGAAGAAACCAAGGAACTGCCGCTGGATATCCGCGAGTACTTTCCCAACACCTTCAAGACCGCGTATCGCCAGAAAGCGCGCTGGACACTGGGCATCGGCCTGCAGGGCTGGACCCAGGTCGGCTGGAAGGGATCGCTTGCCACCAAGTATCTGCTGTTCCGGGACCGCAAGGGCCTCGTGACCTCGTTCGTCGCCATCGGGGGCTATGTGCTGCTGCTGAACTTTCTGGCCTTCTGGTTCGCGGACAAGATGGGTTGGTGGCAAACCTACTTCCCCTCGCTGTTCTCGCCACGCGGTTGGGTCGGCACGCTGATTCTGCTCAACGGTATCGCGCTGCTGCTCAGAACGCTTCAGCGCGCGCTTTTCGTCCATCGCCTCTATGGCTGGGAACATGCGCTGATTTCTGCACCGCGCATGGTGATCGGCAACTTCATCAACGCCATGGCCGCCGCTCGGGCGTGGAAGCTGTATATCGTGCACCTCGTCACCGGCAAGCGACTCGCGTGGGACAAGACCATGCACGACTTCCCGTCCGCCGACCAGTTGGTGCAGCAACGCCAGAGCCTGGGCCAATTGCTCGTGAGTTGGAAGGTCATCACCGAAGAACAGCTTGCCAATGCGTTGAACCGTCAACGCCTGGTGGGTCTGAGGCTCGGCGAGATTCTGGTGCAGCAGGACTGCCTTGACGAAAACACGTTGCAGGAAGCGATCTCCTATCAGGCATATGTCGAGGAAGCATCGCGCCCCGCACCGCTGATGCCGGAGCCAACGCGATGAACACCGCCCTCACCAGTATCGCAGTCGCCGTCGCCGCCCTGCTCACGCTCGGTCATGGCGAAGCCTTTGCAGCGTCGCCACCCAAGCGCGCAGCCGTTCAGGCACAGGAGCAGCCGCTCAAAGGGCCGGTGTTCAAGCTCGCAAAGCAGGCCTATGCGGCCTACGATGCCAAGCGCTACCCTCAGTCCGCGCAGTTCGCACGCCGAGCGATAGCGCTGCGGCCCGAAGTGCTGCGCCTACGCATGCTGTTGATCTACGCACTGCAAAAACAGGGCAAGACGCAGGACGCGCTGGCCGCCATCGCCGACGCACAGGCGTTCGGCCTGCAGTCCGACGAACTGAATCAGGCCAGGCACAACTTGCAGGCCACCGGCAACGCAACGCAGAGCGATGCCTACCGCCAGGGCTTTCCCATCGCCACGCAGGCATTTGCCGACTACAACGCCCAGAAATATGTGTCGAGTGCCGAACTAGCCGAAAAGGCGTTCCGCATGGATCCCTCGCAGGGCCGCTGGGCGTTGTTGTGGATCACCGCACTCGAGGCACAGGAAAAGATGGATGCCGCCGTGGAGGCGGCAGACAAGGCCATCGCGCTCGGCGCGCCCAATCGCAACGACCTGCTGGCGCGCAAACAGGCGCTGCACAAGTCCATGTCCGAAGCACCGGCTTCGGGAGCCTATCGGGCACTGGGCGAATTTCAGAACGATGATGCCGTCCAACTGGCGCGCAAAGCAGTTGCATTGGCGCCCGACACACAGAGCCACCGGCTGCTGCTGCTCACCACGCTGGTGATCGCCAATCGCATGGCCGATGGTGAAGCGGCTGCCACCGATGCGCTGGTGCAGGACGACGAGGACACCAACGCGCTCGTCATGCGCGCCTATTTCAGGCAGCGCCAGCTCAAGACCGAACTGGCCAACAAAGATTTCGACGAGGCCATGATGCAGGACTGGCTCGACGACACGCAGCGCACCGGCATCCGCCTTGTCGCTACCGATGCGGCGCTCGTCGTGGGTAACTTCGAGCGCGCGAAGGCGCTGCTCGCACCGCTCGCCGCCGATGACAAAGCCGTGGCCCTGCGTCTCAAGCAGATCGCAGAGCGCGAGGCACCGCCCACGGAACTCACCCGCGCGAGCTACCCGCCTCCCAACATGGATTGCCACCTCACGCCCTACGGTTCGGTCTGCGACATGAAGCCCGCCGACGAGGCCAACACTGCAAGCGCCAAGGCCTACGCGGCCTATGGAAAACAGGACTATCAGGAAGCCATCGCTCAGGCTGAAAAGGCCGTGGAGCAGGATCCCGACAGCCCCCTGATGCAGAACCTGTTGACCATCACACTCGCGGCTGGCAACGCCGCGCAGCAGGCACGCGCACTGGAGCGCATCAACGCCGATCTGAAGACCACGCCCGATGACGCAGGCCTGCTCATGCAGCGCGCCTACATCCACCAGCGGCGCAACGAATCCCAGGAAGCACTCGTCGACTTCCAGGCCGCGCGCGCCACCGGCAAGGCGCCGCCGCTCGCCATACTCGACGAAAGCTATGCGCTTGCGCGGGTAGGTCGCAAGTCAGACGCGGTCGGCATGTTCAAACAGGCCATCGACCAGAACGACAGCAACGAGCTGGAACTCACCCCTGAGCAGCGCTACAACACCCGCAATGCCATTTCAGGCCTGTCGCGTGAATGGGGCGCATCCGTGTCGACGAGCTACCGCGGCGCGCGCGCAGCGGGCTCTGGACTCAACAACACGCCGGTCACCACCGGCTCCGACTCGGTCTTCGGCATGGCCGATGTCTACTGGCGGCCGCCGCAGTTTCTCAACAGCGCAACGCAGGTCTTCGAGGTCTATGGTCGGCTGATGAGCACGTTGCATGGAGGCTCGTCGAGCACGCAGGAGCAGACCATCATCGATCCCTGCACCGGCCGTCCGACTCCCATCGGCGCGACACGCAACAACGGCATCTCTGGCCTGCCCACGACCATCGGATCGCTAGGCGTGCGCTTCACGCCGTCCACCGACTACGCGCTCACATTTGGCCTGGAGCGACGCTTCCTGCTCGGATCCTCCACGCGTTCGGGGTCGGTGACGCCGGAATCCGCAGACCTGCGCTGCAAGCTCAGCGGACGCGATCCGTCGCAGCCCGGCGCGCCCGTCATCGGCAACGCGAAATCCATCCAGTTCGACTCGAATGCGAGTCAGGGCGGCTGGCTGGCCTATGCGACCTATGGCTTCTACCGGGGCACAGCGCTGCGATTCGACGTGCCGAGCTGGTTCACGATGGAAGGCTATGTGCAGGGCGGCTACTACCGTGAGGACCTGTCCGCCAACTTCTGGATGCGCGACCAGAACACCGGCGTCAACAGTGAAC includes:
- a CDS encoding glycosyl transferase family protein, with protein sequence MMSSHYWPYLVADYYHWLEIAGVVVAVIIFLSSVDDLFVDAWFWIRKVYRSFFMKRYAPLTSKAIRDVPEQPLAIMVPAWLEYDVIALMLESMVNTLEYKNYMIFVGTYQNDERTRNEVERMRRRYRQLIRVEVPHDGPTCKADCLNWLVQAIFLQNQHQPVPFAGVVLHDSEDVLHPLELKYYNYLLPRVDFIQLPVASLERHWYELVAGTYMDEFAEWHTKDLVVRESMSRMVPSAGVGTCFSRKALAHLSVETNNQPFNTDTLTEDYDIGARLSRMGMKQIFGRFLVEHTSRRKSWFGLGPEKEETKELPLDIREYFPNTFKTAYRQKARWTLGIGLQGWTQVGWKGSLATKYLLFRDRKGLVTSFVAIGGYVLLLNFLAFWFADKMGWWQTYFPSLFSPRGWVGTLILLNGIALLLRTLQRALFVHRLYGWEHALISAPRMVIGNFINAMAAARAWKLYIVHLVTGKRLAWDKTMHDFPSADQLVQQRQSLGQLLVSWKVITEEQLANALNRQRLVGLRLGEILVQQDCLDENTLQEAISYQAYVEEASRPAPLMPEPTR
- the wecB gene encoding non-hydrolyzing UDP-N-acetylglucosamine 2-epimerase → MKILSVFGTRPEAIKMAPLVKVLELTPSIESLVCVTGQHRQMLDQVMQLFQIRADFDLAVMQPNQTLNGLFARAMSGVDEVIAKVRPDVVLVHGDTSTACACALAAFHRRVPVGHVEAGLRTGNLSMPFPEEMNRRTVDGVSEWMFAPTLTSKANLLRENLQGRIHITGNTVIDALAATCDTLHSNDTLAAQMHANYPWIDPSRKLILVTGHRRESFGDGFRSICAALAELSKRPDVQIIYPVHLNPAVRDVVMSSLGQCNRTHLIEPLDYLDFVWMMQRAHIILTDSGGVQEEAPFLGKPVLVMRDVTERPEAVAAGTVTIVGTSTLRITEAVRRLLDDAPYHASFSRRINPYGDGKASQRIVSALMGRNFREFGAAVADGTPLPSTHAMSMDSDG